From the Flavobacterium galactosidilyticum genome, one window contains:
- the hemC gene encoding hydroxymethylbilane synthase translates to MVEKIIRIGTRDSELALWQAHTVEKKLNDLGYKTEITAVKSQGDILLDKPLYELGITGIFTKTLDIAMINGEVDIAVHSMKDVPTALPKGIVQAAVLERANTLDILVHKGNLDFLNGSGTIATGSLRRQAQWFNRYPSHTVVDLRGNVNTRLKKLEDSDWKGAVFAAAGLERLNIKPSNFISLDWMIPAPAQGAMVIVAMANDEFCRDAVAELNDIETEVCTHIERQFLKTLEGGCTAPIGALATINEDEITFQGVLFSLDGKEKLEINKTVPLEEWKKLGYNCAKEILDNGGIRLMESIRNDLKK, encoded by the coding sequence GTGGTTGAAAAAATAATAAGAATAGGAACACGCGACAGTGAACTCGCACTCTGGCAAGCACACACAGTCGAAAAAAAACTAAACGATTTAGGCTATAAAACTGAAATTACGGCCGTAAAATCGCAAGGAGATATACTTCTCGACAAACCACTTTACGAATTAGGAATCACAGGAATCTTTACTAAAACATTAGACATTGCCATGATTAATGGTGAGGTGGATATTGCAGTGCATTCCATGAAGGATGTCCCTACTGCTTTGCCTAAAGGAATCGTTCAAGCAGCCGTTTTAGAAAGAGCTAATACACTCGATATTTTAGTTCATAAAGGGAATCTTGATTTTCTTAATGGATCAGGGACTATTGCAACCGGAAGTTTACGTCGCCAAGCGCAATGGTTTAATAGATATCCTAGTCATACTGTGGTTGATTTGCGCGGAAACGTGAATACAAGATTAAAAAAGTTAGAAGATAGTGACTGGAAAGGTGCAGTTTTTGCTGCGGCAGGATTAGAAAGATTAAATATAAAACCTTCAAATTTCATCAGTCTAGATTGGATGATTCCAGCGCCAGCTCAGGGAGCAATGGTGATTGTTGCTATGGCAAATGATGAGTTTTGTAGAGATGCAGTTGCTGAATTAAATGATATTGAAACTGAGGTTTGTACGCATATAGAAAGACAGTTCCTGAAAACTTTAGAAGGTGGTTGTACAGCTCCAATAGGTGCTTTAGCAACAATAAACGAAGATGAAATTACTTTTCAAGGGGTTTTATTCTCTCTTGATGGCAAAGAAAAATTAGAGATTAATAAAACAGTTCCGTTAGAAGAATGGAAAAAATTAGGGTATAATTGCGCTAAGGAAATTTTAGATAATGGTGGAATTCGCTTAATGGAAAGTATTCGTAACGATTTAAAAAAATAA